Proteins co-encoded in one Deltaproteobacteria bacterium genomic window:
- a CDS encoding FKBP-type peptidyl-prolyl cis-trans isomerase has translation MTTTPSGLKYEDMQAGTGAIATSGKVVSVHYTGWLDNNGAKGAKFDSSLDRGRPFEFALGAGQVIKGWDEGVAGMKIGGKRTLVIPAALGYGASGAPPVIPPNATLIFEVELLGVK, from the coding sequence ATGACGACAACCCCCAGCGGTTTGAAATATGAAGACATGCAGGCAGGAACCGGCGCCATTGCTACGTCCGGAAAGGTTGTTTCAGTCCACTACACCGGCTGGCTGGACAACAACGGGGCCAAGGGGGCCAAGTTCGACAGCTCGCTTGATCGCGGGCGTCCCTTTGAGTTTGCCCTCGGAGCCGGTCAGGTCATTAAAGGATGGGATGAAGGGGTGGCGGGCATGAAAATCGGCGGCAAACGGACGCTCGTTATTCCCGCCGCTCTCGGCTACGGAGCCTCCGGTGCGCCCCCGGTTATCCCCCCCAACGCCACGCTGATTTTTGAGGTGGAGTTGTTGGGAGTGAAGTAA
- a CDS encoding uracil-DNA glycosylase has translation MGVREIAGFAWANGSCRSSPPSPASPSFNHRENRLHTELGLLADSGGPPVASPVRHETTSSSDKDERAHHLSSLRAEIGDCTRCVLHKGRTNLVFGVGNPNAELMFVGEGPGADEDLQGEPFVGRAGQLLTRMIEAMGLKRGDVYIANIVKCRPPGNRNPEPIEIATCIPFLKKQIDIIQPKVIVCLGKFAAQTLLQTEIPITKLRGEFHDYGEAKIMPTYHPAFLLRNPNMKRAVWEDLKKVMSLLGLKPSTSGRT, from the coding sequence ATGGGGGTGAGGGAGATTGCTGGTTTTGCTTGGGCGAACGGGTCCTGCCGCTCCTCACCCCCATCGCCGGCATCGCCCTCGTTTAATCACCGAGAAAATCGCCTGCATACCGAGCTCGGCCTGCTGGCGGACTCTGGGGGGCCCCCAGTCGCGTCACCCGTTCGCCACGAGACAACTTCTTCTTCCGACAAAGACGAGCGAGCACATCACCTCTCCTCCCTCCGCGCCGAAATCGGCGACTGCACGCGGTGCGTCCTGCACAAAGGGCGCACCAACCTCGTCTTCGGCGTTGGCAACCCGAATGCCGAACTGATGTTTGTGGGGGAAGGGCCGGGGGCGGACGAAGATTTGCAGGGGGAGCCGTTTGTCGGCCGGGCGGGACAGTTGCTGACCCGGATGATAGAGGCAATGGGGCTAAAAAGAGGCGATGTCTACATCGCCAACATTGTCAAATGCCGCCCGCCGGGGAACCGCAACCCCGAACCGATTGAAATCGCCACCTGCATTCCGTTTCTAAAAAAGCAGATCGACATCATTCAGCCAAAAGTGATCGTTTGTCTCGGAAAGTTTGCCGCGCAGACTTTGCTACAGACCGAAATCCCCATCACCAAATTGCGCGGAGAATTTCACGACTACGGCGAGGCCAAAATCATGCCCACCTATCACCCCGCCTTTTTGCTCCGAAACCCCAACATGAAACGGGCGGTCTGGGAGGATTTGAAAAAGGTCATGTCGCTGTTGGGTTTAAAACCGTCAACGTCGGGCCGGACGTGA
- a CDS encoding Fic family protein: protein MTYEPKFRITPHLLKVIEEIAAYRQRIITATVEVPWIPVLRRDARTRTTHSSTAIEGNPLTLEEVRALEEGRPVPEAGERARREILNELAALRFVEKNQNEKIITHNDLFKLHKILAEGVMDQGKSGQYRNFGVRVGSFFPPKADQVQSLMEEYLQWWNQKAAELSPVISSAIVHYRFETIHPFGDGNGRMGRALALWELYRRGFDTHHIFSVDEVYWENRPRYYSQLDAVRKAHDDLTGWLEYSAEAIYLTLGRVMERIDRLAMQVPAGKIVLTPKQEKLLHYLRDKGGISPQELWKVLKVTKQGAAKLLKPLLDYGLIRRIGTRKSGKYVAG from the coding sequence ATGACCTACGAGCCCAAATTCCGGATTACGCCCCATTTGCTTAAAGTGATTGAGGAGATAGCGGCCTATCGCCAAAGAATCATCACCGCGACCGTCGAGGTGCCTTGGATTCCCGTATTGAGGCGGGATGCTCGGACACGAACGACCCATAGCTCTACGGCCATTGAAGGGAATCCCCTCACCCTCGAAGAGGTCCGCGCTTTGGAAGAGGGCCGCCCTGTCCCCGAAGCGGGCGAACGGGCACGTCGTGAAATTTTAAATGAATTGGCCGCCCTGCGGTTTGTGGAAAAAAATCAGAACGAGAAAATAATCACCCATAACGATCTGTTTAAACTCCACAAAATTCTCGCAGAGGGCGTGATGGATCAGGGGAAATCCGGGCAGTACCGCAATTTTGGCGTTCGAGTCGGTTCGTTCTTTCCGCCAAAAGCCGATCAGGTGCAGAGCCTGATGGAGGAGTATCTGCAATGGTGGAATCAAAAAGCTGCCGAATTGTCTCCCGTGATTTCGTCAGCCATTGTCCATTATCGCTTCGAAACGATCCATCCTTTTGGGGACGGCAACGGACGCATGGGGCGGGCGCTCGCTCTTTGGGAACTTTATCGCCGCGGATTTGATACACACCATATTTTTTCCGTGGATGAAGTCTATTGGGAAAACCGTCCCCGCTATTATTCCCAACTGGATGCGGTCCGCAAAGCGCATGACGACTTAACTGGTTGGCTCGAATATTCGGCGGAGGCGATTTACTTGACGTTGGGACGGGTTATGGAACGCATTGACCGTCTGGCCATGCAGGTTCCCGCCGGCAAAATCGTATTAACGCCAAAACAGGAAAAACTGCTTCATTATCTGAGGGACAAAGGCGGCATCTCACCACAGGAACTCTGGAAAGTGCTCAAGGTCACCAAACAAGGAGCGGCTAAACTTTTAAAACCCCTCCTCGACTACGGCCTCATCCGCCGCATCGGCACGCGCAAGTCGGGGAAATATGTGGCGGGGTGA
- a CDS encoding cobalamin B12-binding domain-containing protein, translated as MMKAYGDHENDGMVQLSFTLPVSASPEAREAAIQLAKKMGFERVLVASMEAIDSNFTFFVVYGTTDHSIDFSSIVVPKLENPLMNFNEVNEFIKSRIGRKLVFVGGCIGYDAHTVGIDALFNPKGVAHDWGFERYPWLSAHNLRAQVSCEEFVKKIVELKADAVLVSRIVTQGDEHVGEFKKLIDKLKQIPEVQPHLIKICGGPRVTHQEGLSWGYDAGFGPGTKPSEVANFIVHELVKRGVK; from the coding sequence ATGATGAAAGCCTACGGCGACCATGAAAATGACGGAATGGTCCAGTTGAGTTTTACCCTTCCCGTTTCTGCATCTCCGGAGGCGCGCGAGGCGGCAATCCAGTTGGCGAAAAAAATGGGTTTTGAACGGGTCCTGGTTGCCTCCATGGAGGCCATCGATTCCAATTTTACTTTTTTTGTCGTCTACGGCACAACGGACCATTCCATCGATTTTTCCTCCATCGTTGTTCCCAAACTGGAAAATCCGCTGATGAATTTCAATGAAGTCAACGAATTCATCAAATCACGCATCGGCCGGAAACTGGTTTTTGTCGGCGGTTGCATTGGCTATGACGCGCATACAGTCGGGATTGACGCGCTTTTTAATCCCAAGGGGGTGGCGCACGATTGGGGGTTCGAGCGGTATCCGTGGCTTTCGGCCCACAATTTGCGGGCCCAGGTTTCATGCGAGGAATTTGTAAAAAAGATTGTGGAGTTGAAGGCCGATGCGGTGTTGGTTTCGCGCATCGTCACCCAGGGGGATGAGCATGTGGGGGAATTTAAAAAGTTGATCGACAAATTGAAGCAAATCCCCGAGGTTCAACCGCATCTGATAAAAATCTGCGGCGGCCCGCGCGTGACGCATCAGGAAGGTTTAAGCTGGGGATATGATGCGGGATTTGGCCCCGGCACAAAACCTTCCGAGGTGGCAAATTTTATTGTGCATGAATTGGTGAAGAGGGGGGTGAAATGA
- a CDS encoding zinc dependent phospholipase C family protein, with the protein MLISSILASALILVLMPHDAFAWGPATHLEYAHRALASLALFPPLVRKLLVKYEDDYLYGSVAADITVGKGFTEYLYNCHNWRVAFELFHKKAVKDHEKAFMLGYLVHLAADTVAHNFFVPFKLIRSWSARFLKHIYWEMRMDLTVPAKYWDMTHHFSKNNFVEDDRLLQGHLKRTLFSFNTNKKIFNGLLIAQRLKHWRIVVQNMGRRSAWRLIDSDVVHYKNLALKAAVDLLTRIEDSYVLKADPTGKLKILYARDMVKKIRRTDKTGELGREGKDRLLNDIKKRLEAGIYEPVTLPIMENYLKH; encoded by the coding sequence ATGCTCATCTCGTCCATTCTGGCAAGCGCCCTGATTTTGGTTCTGATGCCTCACGATGCCTTTGCGTGGGGGCCGGCAACCCATCTGGAGTACGCCCACCGGGCGCTGGCGTCACTGGCTCTTTTCCCGCCGCTTGTCCGGAAACTCCTTGTCAAATACGAGGACGATTATCTCTACGGTTCGGTGGCGGCCGACATCACCGTGGGAAAAGGGTTCACCGAGTATCTCTACAACTGCCACAACTGGCGCGTGGCGTTTGAGCTGTTTCACAAGAAGGCCGTCAAGGACCACGAAAAGGCCTTCATGCTCGGCTATCTGGTTCACCTGGCCGCCGATACGGTGGCGCACAATTTTTTTGTCCCCTTCAAGCTGATCCGGAGCTGGAGCGCCCGTTTTTTAAAGCATATCTACTGGGAGATGCGGATGGACCTCACCGTGCCCGCAAAATACTGGGACATGACGCATCATTTTTCAAAAAACAATTTTGTGGAGGACGACCGGTTGTTGCAGGGGCACCTGAAAAGGACGCTCTTTTCGTTCAACACCAACAAAAAAATTTTCAACGGTCTTTTGATCGCCCAGCGCCTGAAACACTGGCGGATCGTGGTGCAAAACATGGGCCGGCGTTCGGCCTGGAGGCTCATCGATTCGGATGTGGTGCATTACAAGAACCTTGCCCTGAAGGCGGCCGTCGATTTACTAACGCGCATCGAGGATTCGTATGTCCTCAAGGCCGATCCCACCGGCAAGCTGAAAATTCTTTACGCCCGTGATATGGTCAAGAAAATCAGGCGTACCGACAAGACGGGTGAATTAGGCCGCGAGGGAAAAGATCGGCTCTTGAACGATATTAAAAAACGGCTTGAGGCGGGGATTTACGAGCCGGTGACCCTGCCGATTATGGAGAATTATCTGAAGCATTAA
- a CDS encoding 3-aminobutyryl-CoA ammonia lyase codes for MKKFPSVTLRTRISDADAHYAGGLASGAKVMELFGDVATELLIRHDGDEGLFRAYQSVEFLAPVKAGDFIEATGRILRVGNTSREMAFEGVKVIERSGASSRARVLKKPLLVARARGTCVVKK; via the coding sequence ATGAAAAAATTTCCTTCGGTTACTCTGCGAACCCGCATCTCAGATGCCGATGCCCACTATGCGGGGGGCCTGGCCAGCGGTGCAAAAGTGATGGAGCTTTTTGGCGATGTGGCCACCGAGTTGCTGATCCGTCACGACGGCGATGAAGGACTCTTTCGCGCCTATCAAAGTGTCGAATTTCTGGCCCCCGTGAAGGCGGGGGATTTTATCGAGGCTACAGGCCGGATTCTCCGTGTCGGCAATACATCGCGGGAGATGGCCTTTGAGGGGGTCAAGGTGATCGAGCGGTCTGGTGCTTCCTCCCGCGCCCGCGTGTTGAAAAAACCGCTCTTGGTGGCCCGCGCCCGCGGCACCTGCGTGGTCAAAAAATGA
- a CDS encoding universal stress protein, whose product MADAFFSKIVVACDFFPDAERTLKQAVFLAHAFQSKLFIVHVLEKNPDDPIWEILKLPLDMEMKIQDRILAPLREFFPREQPVFDYEIAVREGDVAIALTDFAREKGADLLMVGTRGRTGLAHALLGDNTERIAARANFPVWICRAPVVESLREILAPLDFSEGNQTALEWADALACGFGASLHLMHVMVLPSFAVWYGQEDLPAIQKAKEVILEKAESNLKTWLEKIKSPLADRICTEGQAADEIIKAARARKAGLIVMATHGHGRGRRPHLGKLSTSLVRHAPCSVLLIPTG is encoded by the coding sequence ATGGCGGATGCTTTTTTTTCAAAAATAGTCGTTGCCTGTGACTTTTTCCCTGATGCGGAACGGACGTTGAAACAGGCGGTTTTTCTGGCGCACGCTTTTCAGTCGAAACTATTTATTGTTCATGTGTTGGAGAAGAATCCGGACGATCCGATCTGGGAGATTCTCAAGCTTCCACTCGATATGGAGATGAAGATTCAGGATCGGATTCTGGCCCCCTTAAGGGAATTTTTTCCGCGCGAACAGCCTGTCTTTGATTATGAAATCGCCGTGCGGGAGGGGGATGTCGCCATTGCCCTGACCGATTTTGCCCGGGAAAAGGGGGCGGATCTCTTGATGGTCGGCACGCGCGGCAGAACAGGGCTGGCCCATGCCCTTTTGGGGGATAACACGGAACGGATTGCCGCCCGGGCGAATTTTCCGGTCTGGATCTGCCGGGCGCCGGTGGTCGAGTCGTTAAGGGAAATTCTGGCGCCGCTTGATTTTTCGGAAGGAAACCAAACGGCGCTCGAATGGGCCGATGCCTTGGCCTGTGGTTTTGGAGCCTCATTGCATCTGATGCATGTGATGGTCCTGCCGTCCTTCGCGGTCTGGTACGGTCAGGAGGATCTGCCCGCGATTCAGAAGGCCAAAGAGGTTATTCTTGAAAAGGCCGAATCGAATCTCAAGACATGGCTGGAAAAAATCAAGAGCCCTCTGGCCGATCGAATCTGTACGGAGGGTCAGGCGGCTGACGAGATCATCAAGGCCGCCCGGGCGCGCAAGGCCGGCTTGATTGTCATGGCCACGCACGGCCATGGGAGGGGAAGGCGGCCGCATCTGGGAAAGCTGTCCACTTCACTCGTTCGTCATGCGCCCTGTTCGGTCTTGTTAATTCCGACCGGATAG
- a CDS encoding 3-keto-5-aminohexanoate cleavage protein: MSDPLIITVAGIGAELTKENTPFLPVTPDEIVDEAVRVFNLGARIFHLHVRDDQGKPTCDPRRIKPIIDRIRKKVPMILQVSTGGAIGDTIEDRLKTLDTGPEMGSLTLGSVNFGNDVFVNTIPIITALAQKMLEKKIKPELEIFDAAMMEEASALLKKGLIKAPLHINIILGGPGWLEATVENLEFILKKMPAGSSWSASGVGRGQLPMIDYAISHGGHVRTGLEDNIYLSKGVLAKGNAELVEQALELAKKYKRRIATPEEARKILGLK; this comes from the coding sequence ATGAGCGACCCCTTAATCATCACCGTTGCCGGCATCGGCGCCGAACTCACCAAAGAAAATACCCCCTTCCTTCCCGTGACCCCCGATGAAATTGTCGACGAAGCGGTCCGTGTCTTCAACCTTGGTGCACGGATTTTCCACCTCCATGTGCGTGACGATCAGGGAAAACCGACCTGCGATCCGAGGCGGATCAAGCCGATCATCGACCGAATTCGCAAAAAAGTTCCGATGATTCTCCAGGTCTCCACCGGCGGGGCCATCGGCGATACGATTGAAGACCGCCTCAAGACGCTCGATACCGGACCGGAGATGGGATCTCTCACCCTCGGCTCCGTCAATTTTGGAAACGATGTCTTTGTGAATACCATTCCCATCATCACGGCGCTGGCCCAAAAAATGCTCGAAAAGAAGATCAAGCCGGAGCTTGAAATCTTCGATGCGGCGATGATGGAGGAGGCCTCGGCCCTGTTAAAAAAGGGGCTGATTAAAGCGCCGCTTCATATTAATATCATCCTTGGGGGGCCGGGTTGGCTTGAGGCAACGGTGGAGAATCTGGAATTCATCCTGAAGAAAATGCCGGCCGGCTCCTCCTGGTCGGCCTCGGGCGTGGGAAGGGGGCAATTGCCGATGATCGACTATGCCATCTCCCACGGGGGCCATGTGCGAACGGGGCTGGAAGACAACATTTATCTGTCTAAGGGGGTCTTGGCAAAGGGGAATGCCGAATTAGTGGAACAGGCGCTGGAGTTGGCGAAGAAATACAAACGGCGAATTGCAACACCCGAAGAGGCTAGAAAAATTTTGGGGTTAAAATAA